From Luteococcus japonicus, one genomic window encodes:
- a CDS encoding putative leader peptide, protein MQKTVALYLVARRHVDLLRINGSMCQMS, encoded by the coding sequence ATGCAGAAGACCGTTGCGCTCTACCTCGTGGCCCGTCGCCACGTGGATTTGCTGCGCATCAACGGCAGCATGTGTCAGATGTCCTGA
- the cysD gene encoding sulfate adenylyltransferase subunit CysD, which translates to MRDPPVSTFNHLDALESEAIHIFRETTAELERPVLLFSGGKDSVVMLHLAAKAFWPGPIPFPVMHVDTGHNFPEVIDFRDRTVERLGLRLVVKSVQDYIDDGRLTERRDGTRNPLQTMPLLDGIAENRFDAVYGGGRRDEEKARAKERIVSLRDEFGQWDPRNQRPELWNLYNARHRPGEHVRVFPLSNWTELDVWRYIEREQIELPSLYYAHEREVFARDGMWLAVGPVSQPREEEQVITKQVRYRTVGDMSCTGAVESDATDVSDVVVEVAATTLTERGATRADDRISEAAMEDRKKEGYF; encoded by the coding sequence ATGCGGGATCCACCTGTGAGCACCTTCAACCATCTCGATGCCCTCGAGTCCGAGGCCATCCACATCTTCCGGGAGACCACGGCGGAACTGGAGCGTCCCGTGCTGCTGTTCAGCGGCGGCAAGGACTCCGTGGTCATGCTGCACCTGGCCGCCAAGGCCTTCTGGCCGGGACCCATTCCGTTCCCGGTGATGCACGTGGACACCGGCCACAACTTCCCGGAGGTGATCGACTTCCGGGACCGGACCGTCGAGCGCCTGGGCCTGCGGCTGGTGGTCAAGTCCGTGCAGGACTACATCGACGACGGCCGCCTCACCGAGCGCCGGGACGGCACCCGCAACCCGCTGCAGACGATGCCCCTGCTGGACGGCATAGCCGAGAACCGCTTCGACGCCGTCTACGGCGGTGGACGTCGCGACGAGGAGAAGGCGCGGGCCAAGGAGCGCATCGTCAGCCTGCGCGACGAGTTCGGCCAGTGGGACCCCCGCAACCAGCGCCCCGAGCTGTGGAACCTGTACAACGCCCGGCACCGCCCCGGCGAACACGTGCGGGTCTTCCCGCTGAGCAACTGGACCGAGCTGGACGTGTGGCGCTACATCGAGCGCGAACAGATCGAGCTGCCCAGCCTGTACTACGCCCACGAACGCGAGGTCTTCGCCCGCGACGGGATGTGGCTGGCCGTGGGGCCCGTCTCCCAGCCGCGCGAGGAGGAGCAGGTCATCACCAAGCAGGTGCGTTACCGCACCGTCGGTGACATGTCCTGCACCGGCGCCGTGGAGTCCGACGCCACCGACGTCTCCGACGTCGTGGTGGAGGTTGCCGCCACCACCCTCACCGAGCGGGGCGCGACCCGCGCCGACGACCGCATCTCCGAAGCCGCCATGGAAGACCGCAAGAAGGAGGGCTACTTCTGA
- a CDS encoding aspartate carbamoyltransferase catalytic subunit, with amino-acid sequence MKHLLAASDLDRPQTLGILDLAEQMHDIQGREVKKIPALRGRTIVNLFFEDSTRTRTSFEIAGKWMSADTINVSAKGSSVSKGESMKDTLLTLDSMGVDCFVIRHAGSGTVQQAANWVRASIVNAGDGAHEHPTQALLDSYSMRQHWRTLDGGPVNDFEGRTVAITGDLLHSRVVRSNVSLLTTLGAKVLLCAPPTLMPTGAATWPVELVDSFDEALARADIAMMLRVQRERMSSGFFPSEREYIDGWGLTASRLRALKPGVGIMHPGPMNRGLEISSEAADSVGSLVLNQVSAGVAVRMSVLYHLLGGQQDNSTQEGATA; translated from the coding sequence ATGAAGCACCTGCTGGCAGCCAGTGACCTGGACCGCCCCCAGACCCTGGGCATCCTGGACCTGGCGGAACAGATGCACGACATCCAGGGCCGCGAGGTCAAGAAGATCCCCGCACTGCGCGGCCGCACCATCGTCAACCTCTTCTTCGAGGACTCCACCCGCACCCGGACCTCCTTCGAGATCGCCGGCAAGTGGATGAGCGCGGACACCATCAATGTCTCGGCCAAGGGTTCGAGCGTCAGCAAGGGCGAGTCCATGAAGGACACCCTGCTCACCCTGGACTCCATGGGCGTCGACTGCTTCGTCATCCGCCACGCCGGGTCGGGCACCGTGCAGCAGGCGGCCAACTGGGTGCGCGCCAGCATCGTCAATGCCGGCGACGGTGCCCACGAGCACCCCACCCAGGCGCTGCTGGACAGCTACTCGATGCGCCAGCACTGGCGCACCCTCGACGGCGGTCCGGTCAATGACTTCGAAGGACGCACGGTGGCCATCACCGGCGACCTGCTCCACTCGCGGGTCGTGCGCAGCAATGTCAGTCTGCTCACCACGCTGGGCGCCAAGGTCCTGCTCTGCGCTCCCCCGACGCTGATGCCCACCGGTGCCGCCACCTGGCCCGTCGAGCTCGTCGACAGCTTCGACGAGGCACTGGCCCGCGCGGACATCGCCATGATGCTTCGCGTGCAGCGGGAGCGGATGAGTTCCGGCTTCTTCCCCAGTGAGCGGGAGTACATCGATGGCTGGGGGCTGACCGCCAGCCGACTGCGGGCGCTGAAGCCCGGCGTCGGCATCATGCACCCCGGCCCGATGAACCGTGGCCTGGAGATCTCCAGCGAGGCAGCCGACAGCGTCGGATCGCTGGTCCTCAACCAGGTCTCGGCGGGCGTCGCGGTACGCATGAGCGTCCTCTACCACCTGCTGGGCGGCCAGCAGGACAACTCCACCCAGGAAGGTGCCACGGCATGA
- a CDS encoding sirohydrochlorin chelatase, giving the protein MSIILAAHGTHSVTGRACVERIREALSWRLAEPVRLAWVDVCGPRLADVVGDGDLIVPAFLGEGHHVRVDIPQAASRASHVSVTPHLGADLDEDLVLQALASRVEEAGGPWPTTIIGWAGSTHAHSRAQARRMAADLAQHWQELGVRVELATPRHLPDELEAARRRGGAVGVASYLLAPGFFQDRLVEAGADAVSAPLGDHPAIIQALVRCLDVARDAARKAA; this is encoded by the coding sequence ATGAGCATCATCCTTGCCGCCCACGGCACTCACTCGGTCACCGGCCGGGCCTGCGTGGAGCGGATCCGCGAAGCGCTGTCCTGGCGGCTGGCCGAGCCGGTCCGCCTGGCCTGGGTGGATGTCTGCGGGCCGCGGCTGGCCGACGTCGTCGGCGACGGTGACCTCATCGTTCCCGCCTTCCTGGGGGAGGGGCACCATGTCCGCGTCGACATCCCGCAGGCCGCCAGCCGGGCCAGCCATGTCAGCGTGACGCCGCACCTGGGGGCGGACCTCGACGAGGACCTCGTCCTGCAGGCCTTGGCCTCCCGCGTGGAGGAGGCGGGCGGACCATGGCCCACGACCATCATCGGGTGGGCCGGATCCACCCACGCGCACAGCCGGGCTCAGGCCCGTCGTATGGCCGCGGACCTGGCCCAGCACTGGCAGGAACTGGGCGTCCGGGTGGAACTGGCGACTCCGCGGCATCTTCCCGACGAACTGGAGGCTGCCCGGCGACGAGGGGGAGCGGTGGGCGTGGCCAGCTACCTGTTGGCTCCCGGATTCTTCCAGGACCGGCTCGTGGAGGCGGGGGCGGATGCGGTGTCGGCCCCGCTGGGTGACCACCCGGCCATCATCCAGGCCTTGGTTCGCTGCCTGGACGTGGCCCGCGACGCCGCTCGGAAGGCTGCCTGA
- a CDS encoding sulfate adenylyltransferase subunit 1 → MSSQITENATLLRLATAGSVDDGKSTLVGRLLYDSKSILADQLDAVERVSKERGLTGTDLALLTDGLRAEREQGITIDVAYRYFATAERTFILADCPGHVQYTRNTVTGASTADVLVLLVDVRRGVLEQTRRHLAVAALLRVPHVVVAVNKLDLVDFSQDRYDEVAADIQQVGKELGVEGLTTIPVSALDGDNVVDRSSRTPWYDGPSLLELLVTIEPQAIPSEGSGRDELPLRFGVQYVLRPQQGAVSPEFVEYRGYAGQIAQGTARVGDEVVVLPSGRRTRIVGIDIAPAPGKESSRTEARAGESVNLRLADEIDITRGELIAAADAAPEPVTEVDAMVSWLADTPLRIGQRVLLKHSTRTVQAIVRDLEGRLDLNTMTPEPVEHLELNDIGRVRLKLASPVMAESYQTSRPGGAFLLVDAQQGLTLAAGMVNDPATPGIVHPQSAFNWAI, encoded by the coding sequence ATGAGCAGCCAGATCACCGAGAACGCCACCCTGCTTCGGCTGGCCACGGCCGGCAGCGTCGACGACGGCAAGTCCACCCTGGTGGGGCGGCTGCTCTATGACTCCAAGTCCATCCTCGCCGACCAGCTCGACGCCGTGGAGCGGGTCAGCAAGGAGCGCGGCCTGACCGGCACGGACCTCGCGCTGCTCACCGACGGCCTGCGCGCCGAACGCGAGCAGGGCATCACCATCGACGTCGCCTACCGCTACTTCGCCACCGCCGAGCGCACCTTCATCCTGGCAGACTGCCCCGGACACGTGCAGTACACCCGCAACACCGTCACGGGCGCCTCCACGGCCGACGTGCTGGTGCTGCTGGTGGACGTGCGCCGCGGCGTGCTGGAACAGACCCGGCGCCACCTCGCCGTCGCGGCCCTGCTGCGCGTGCCGCACGTCGTGGTGGCCGTCAACAAGCTGGACCTGGTGGACTTCAGCCAGGACCGCTACGACGAGGTCGCCGCGGACATCCAGCAGGTCGGCAAGGAGCTGGGCGTCGAGGGCCTGACCACCATCCCGGTCAGCGCCCTGGACGGCGACAATGTCGTGGACCGGAGCTCCCGCACCCCCTGGTACGACGGCCCCAGCCTGCTCGAGCTGCTGGTGACCATCGAGCCCCAGGCGATCCCGTCAGAGGGGTCCGGCCGCGACGAACTGCCGCTGCGTTTCGGCGTGCAGTACGTGCTGCGCCCCCAGCAGGGTGCCGTCAGCCCGGAATTCGTCGAGTACCGCGGCTACGCCGGGCAGATCGCCCAGGGCACGGCGCGGGTTGGCGACGAGGTGGTGGTGCTGCCCAGCGGGCGCCGCACCAGAATCGTGGGGATCGACATCGCCCCGGCTCCCGGCAAGGAGTCCAGCCGCACCGAGGCAAGGGCAGGGGAGTCGGTGAACCTACGGTTGGCCGACGAGATCGACATCACCCGCGGGGAACTGATCGCCGCAGCGGATGCCGCCCCGGAACCGGTGACCGAGGTGGATGCCATGGTCAGCTGGCTGGCGGACACTCCCTTGCGGATCGGCCAGCGGGTGCTGCTCAAGCACTCCACCCGTACCGTGCAGGCCATCGTCCGGGACCTGGAGGGCCGTCTGGACCTCAACACGATGACTCCCGAACCGGTGGAGCACCTGGAACTCAACGACATCGGCCGGGTGCGGCTCAAGCTGGCCTCGCCCGTGATGGCGGAGAGCTACCAGACCTCGCGGCCCGGTGGCGCCTTCCTCCTGGTCGACGCGCAGCAGGGGCTCACACTGGCCGCCGGCATGGTGAACGATCCCGCGACCCCGGGCATCGTGCATCCCCAGTCCGCCTTCAACTGGGCCATCTGA
- the pyrR gene encoding bifunctional pyr operon transcriptional regulator/uracil phosphoribosyltransferase PyrR, whose protein sequence is MTDTTLIPTAGTAPVEARTILSEEEIQRTLTRMTHQVLELSHGAQGLVLLGIPTRGVPLAHRLARSIAEAEGLEVPVGVLDITMYRDDLRRHPTRAAGRSQIPAPLEGRTVLLVDDVLFSGRTVLAALDALKDIGRPGRVMLATLVDRGHRELPVQADVVGLRIGTARDEHVIVHLAEVDGEDKVTIQRIPEENR, encoded by the coding sequence GTGACTGACACCACCCTGATCCCGACGGCGGGCACGGCACCCGTCGAGGCACGGACCATCCTCTCCGAGGAGGAGATCCAGCGGACCCTGACCCGGATGACACACCAGGTCCTGGAGCTCTCCCACGGAGCACAGGGCCTCGTGCTGCTGGGAATCCCGACCCGCGGCGTACCCCTGGCGCACAGGCTGGCGCGGTCCATCGCAGAGGCCGAGGGCCTGGAGGTCCCCGTGGGTGTGCTGGACATCACCATGTACCGCGACGACCTGCGTCGCCACCCCACCCGAGCGGCCGGGCGCAGCCAGATTCCGGCACCCCTCGAAGGACGCACCGTGCTGCTGGTGGACGACGTGCTCTTCTCCGGACGCACCGTGCTCGCCGCCCTTGACGCCTTGAAGGACATCGGCCGCCCGGGCCGCGTCATGCTCGCCACCCTGGTGGACCGCGGGCACCGGGAGCTGCCCGTGCAGGCCGACGTCGTCGGTCTTCGGATCGGCACCGCCCGCGACGAGCACGTCATCGTCCACCTGGCCGAGGTCGACGGCGAGGACAAGGTCACCATCCAGCGCATCCCCGAGGAGAACCGATGA
- a CDS encoding DUF2599 domain-containing protein, protein MRLTRRRLAWPAAVGLLAGCAAPGQDAVAPTPSAPSSASTLRSPSSAPLVTLAVRDGSTRTVTTKESLLGLDARESDVVRTEGGAVVVRDGAGHFLLLVGAPTVRLGPASPVTGQWVTDRGRLRAVAVDGKALNSAAPVRITAPVGRRLVSSVDRETWQGKPRWTITPSELGREAPLILLQIEGWAQARELGAIPESTSLRNQFVCHPASLVARSKPSWNIEAARNASNLWDTMAAGCNP, encoded by the coding sequence ATGCGGCTGACCCGACGGCGGCTGGCCTGGCCGGCCGCCGTCGGGCTGCTGGCGGGGTGCGCCGCTCCTGGCCAGGATGCCGTCGCCCCGACGCCGAGTGCCCCGTCGAGCGCGTCCACGCTCCGCTCCCCGTCGAGCGCTCCGTTGGTGACACTGGCCGTGCGCGATGGCAGCACCCGTACCGTGACCACGAAGGAGTCGCTGCTGGGGCTGGACGCGCGGGAGTCCGACGTCGTGCGCACCGAGGGAGGCGCTGTGGTCGTCCGGGATGGCGCCGGTCACTTCCTGTTGCTGGTCGGTGCCCCGACGGTGCGCCTGGGCCCGGCCTCGCCGGTGACCGGCCAGTGGGTCACCGACCGCGGCCGGCTGCGAGCGGTCGCCGTGGACGGCAAGGCCTTGAACTCCGCGGCACCCGTGCGGATCACGGCGCCGGTGGGACGTCGGCTGGTGTCGTCGGTGGACCGGGAGACGTGGCAGGGCAAGCCGCGGTGGACCATCACCCCCTCGGAACTGGGACGGGAGGCACCCCTTATCCTCTTGCAGATCGAGGGTTGGGCCCAGGCCCGCGAACTCGGCGCCATCCCGGAGTCGACTTCCCTGCGAAACCAGTTTGTCTGCCACCCCGCGAGTCTGGTGGCCCGGTCAAAGCCCAGCTGGAACATCGAGGCCGCGCGGAATGCCTCGAACCTGTGGGACACGATGGCCGCCGGCTGCAATCCCTGA
- a CDS encoding phosphoadenylyl-sulfate reductase produces MSLFSHVLSGVEIDLGDTPEPATPVVRERRERRSSAELQQLVEQAQQRFVDAPAEELLGWAAEEFGTELAVACSMAADTILPALVSQSVPGVDVLFLETGYHFPETLQTRDELARTWPVNIVEVLPRITVAEQDAQYGAKLHDRDPGACCGIRKVEPLARALRGYEAWVTGIRREDNALRANAQLVEWDQTHQMVKLNPIAAWSFDDVLDFATTHGVPVNPLLADGYPSIGCAPCTRRVAPGEDPRAGRWAGLAKTECGIHL; encoded by the coding sequence ATGAGCCTGTTCAGCCATGTCCTGTCCGGAGTGGAGATCGACCTCGGGGACACGCCCGAGCCCGCCACCCCGGTGGTCAGGGAGCGTCGGGAACGGCGCTCCAGCGCCGAGCTGCAACAGCTCGTCGAGCAGGCACAGCAGCGCTTCGTCGATGCACCCGCAGAGGAGCTGCTCGGGTGGGCCGCCGAGGAGTTCGGCACCGAACTGGCCGTCGCCTGCTCGATGGCCGCCGACACCATCCTGCCCGCGCTGGTCAGCCAGAGCGTCCCCGGGGTCGACGTGCTCTTCCTCGAGACCGGCTACCACTTCCCGGAGACCCTGCAGACACGCGACGAGCTGGCTCGCACCTGGCCGGTGAACATCGTCGAGGTGCTGCCGCGGATCACCGTCGCCGAGCAGGACGCCCAGTACGGCGCCAAGCTGCACGACCGTGACCCGGGGGCCTGCTGCGGGATCCGCAAGGTGGAGCCGCTGGCCCGGGCACTGCGCGGCTATGAGGCATGGGTCACCGGGATCCGCCGCGAGGACAATGCGCTGCGCGCCAATGCCCAGCTCGTCGAATGGGACCAGACCCACCAGATGGTGAAGCTCAACCCGATCGCCGCCTGGAGCTTCGACGACGTGCTGGACTTCGCCACCACCCACGGCGTGCCGGTCAACCCCCTGCTGGCCGACGGCTACCCGTCGATCGGCTGCGCCCCCTGCACGCGTCGCGTCGCCCCCGGAGAAGACCCCCGAGCCGGCCGCTGGGCCGGCCTCGCCAAGACAGAATGCGGGATCCACCTGTGA
- a CDS encoding nitrite/sulfite reductase, with amino-acid sequence MNNIQAAPSRVRPPREGQSKGQWAVDGKTPLNHNEEFKAEENPLAVRQRIIDVYSQQGIDSVPEDDLHGRFRWLGIYTQRKPGIDARSTSKLDAGQLSDKYFMMRIRIDGQQLNLDQVRVLGSIGTDFARDTADISDRQNVQYHWIAIEDVPEIWRRLESVGLSTTEACGDTPRGFLMSPVAGISADEIIDPTPTARAISERWIGDEQFANLPRKFKTAITGHPSLDVVHEINDISFVGVEHPEFGPGYDLWVGGALSTTPRLAERLGVFVRAEEAVEVWAGVCGIFRDYGYRKLRTKARLKFLLAEWGPEKFRQVLQEEYLGRELPDGPAPAKAVGSADHVGVGDQKDGRKYVGFAPTVGRLSGTILTGVAALAEAAGSGRISFTPHQKLLVLDVDPGKVEELVAGMEELGLTAKPSPFRRATMACTGIEYCKLAFVETKGLAARTITDLEQRLDDVELPRPISLNINGCPNSCARIQIADIGLKGQLAGDDFAFQVHLGGGLASQERDEAGLGRTVRGLKITADDLPDYVERVTRSYLDGHQGDETFAEWAHRADEEALR; translated from the coding sequence GTGAACAACATCCAGGCGGCCCCCAGCCGCGTCCGTCCGCCCCGCGAGGGCCAGTCCAAGGGCCAGTGGGCCGTGGACGGCAAGACCCCGCTGAACCACAACGAGGAGTTCAAGGCCGAGGAGAACCCGCTGGCCGTGCGCCAGCGGATCATCGACGTATACTCCCAGCAGGGCATCGACTCCGTCCCCGAGGACGACCTGCACGGCCGCTTCCGCTGGCTGGGCATCTACACCCAGCGCAAGCCCGGCATCGACGCTCGCAGCACCAGCAAGCTGGACGCCGGACAGCTGTCCGACAAGTACTTCATGATGCGCATCCGGATCGACGGCCAGCAGCTCAACCTCGACCAGGTGCGCGTGCTAGGCAGCATCGGCACCGACTTCGCCCGCGACACCGCCGACATCTCGGACCGACAGAACGTCCAGTACCACTGGATCGCCATCGAGGACGTTCCGGAGATCTGGCGTCGGCTGGAGTCGGTGGGCCTGTCCACCACCGAGGCCTGCGGCGACACCCCGCGTGGCTTCCTGATGAGCCCCGTCGCCGGGATCAGCGCCGACGAGATCATCGACCCGACGCCCACCGCCCGCGCCATCAGCGAGCGGTGGATCGGCGACGAGCAGTTCGCCAACCTGCCCCGCAAGTTCAAGACTGCGATCACCGGGCACCCAAGCTTGGACGTGGTGCACGAGATCAACGACATCTCCTTCGTCGGCGTCGAGCACCCCGAGTTCGGGCCGGGCTACGACCTGTGGGTCGGCGGCGCGCTGTCCACCACGCCCCGCCTCGCCGAGCGCCTGGGCGTCTTCGTCCGCGCGGAGGAGGCCGTCGAGGTGTGGGCCGGCGTCTGCGGCATCTTCCGCGACTACGGCTACCGCAAGCTGCGCACCAAGGCGCGCCTGAAGTTCCTGCTCGCCGAGTGGGGTCCCGAGAAGTTCCGCCAGGTGCTGCAGGAGGAGTACTTGGGCCGTGAACTGCCCGACGGCCCCGCCCCGGCCAAGGCCGTGGGGAGTGCCGACCACGTCGGCGTCGGGGACCAGAAGGACGGCCGCAAGTACGTCGGCTTCGCCCCGACGGTGGGCCGGCTGTCCGGCACCATCCTGACCGGCGTCGCGGCCCTGGCGGAGGCCGCCGGGTCCGGCCGGATCAGCTTCACCCCACACCAGAAGTTGCTGGTCCTGGACGTGGACCCGGGCAAGGTGGAAGAGCTCGTCGCCGGGATGGAGGAGCTCGGCCTGACCGCCAAGCCGTCGCCCTTCCGCCGCGCCACGATGGCCTGCACCGGCATCGAGTACTGCAAGCTGGCCTTCGTCGAGACCAAGGGCCTGGCCGCGCGCACCATCACGGACCTGGAGCAGCGGCTGGACGACGTGGAGCTGCCGCGGCCGATCAGCCTCAACATCAACGGCTGCCCCAATTCGTGCGCCCGGATCCAGATTGCCGACATCGGGCTCAAGGGCCAGTTGGCCGGCGACGACTTCGCCTTCCAGGTGCACCTGGGCGGCGGCCTGGCCAGCCAGGAGCGCGACGAGGCCGGTCTGGGGCGCACCGTACGTGGACTGAAGATCACTGCCGATGACCTGCCCGACTACGTGGAACGCGTCACGCGCAGCTACCTCGACGGCCACCAGGGCGACGAGACCTTTGCCGAGTGGGCGCACCGAGCAGACGAGGAGGCCCTGCGATGA
- a CDS encoding sulfite exporter TauE/SafE family protein has protein sequence MKQLIFLALAGLVAQLIDGSLGMGYGITSTSVLLAGGLSPAVASASVHLAELGTNVASGAAHMKLRNVDWWLVLRLGIPGAIGSFAGATVLSHLSTEAARPVMALLLVGLGVFILGRFTFRRTHVSEARVSPHGSRFLAPLGLVGGFVDATGGGGWGPISTTALVSAGRTAPRTVIGSVDTSEFLVSVAASLGFVLSLGSAGVRLSYVLVLLAGGLVAAPLAAWLVSRIPAQIMGGLVGGAIVVTNLGHVFSSFDVPQTARHPITLVLLALWAASVVLGIRRHRADARAAGSGSSAPDTTSVPELVEGSR, from the coding sequence ATGAAGCAACTCATCTTCCTCGCCCTGGCCGGGCTCGTCGCTCAGTTGATCGACGGCTCGCTCGGCATGGGCTACGGCATCACCTCGACGTCGGTGCTGCTGGCCGGTGGGCTGTCGCCCGCCGTGGCCAGCGCCTCGGTCCACCTGGCCGAGCTGGGCACCAATGTCGCCTCCGGTGCCGCGCACATGAAGCTGCGCAATGTGGACTGGTGGTTGGTGCTTCGTCTGGGGATCCCCGGGGCCATCGGTTCCTTTGCCGGAGCCACGGTGCTGTCCCACCTGTCCACCGAGGCGGCTCGTCCCGTGATGGCGCTGCTGCTGGTGGGGCTCGGCGTGTTCATCCTGGGGCGCTTCACCTTTCGCCGCACCCACGTCTCCGAGGCCCGCGTGTCCCCACACGGGTCGCGTTTCCTGGCGCCCTTGGGCCTGGTTGGCGGTTTCGTGGATGCGACGGGTGGTGGTGGATGGGGGCCCATCTCCACCACCGCCTTGGTCAGTGCGGGGCGGACTGCGCCGCGCACGGTGATCGGCTCGGTGGACACTTCGGAGTTCCTTGTCTCCGTGGCTGCCTCCCTGGGCTTCGTGCTCAGCCTGGGCAGCGCGGGGGTGCGGCTCAGCTATGTCCTGGTGCTGCTGGCCGGCGGCCTGGTGGCGGCGCCGTTGGCGGCGTGGCTGGTCAGCCGGATCCCTGCGCAGATCATGGGCGGGCTGGTGGGCGGCGCCATCGTCGTCACCAACCTGGGACACGTCTTCTCCAGCTTCGACGTGCCGCAGACGGCGCGCCACCCGATCACCCTGGTGTTGCTGGCATTGTGGGCCGCTTCGGTCGTCCTGGGGATTCGTCGGCATCGCGCCGATGCGAGGGCTGCTGGCTCCGGCTCCTCGGCTCCGGACACCACCTCGGTTCCCGAGCTTGTCGAGGGGTCCCGATGA
- a CDS encoding dihydroorotase, with product MSEQANHYVITGARLADGTTTDLFVRDDVLVDEAPSGAERIAADGLLALPGLVDIHTHLREPGREDAETVRTGTEAAARGGFTAVFAMANTQPVTDDAEKAEWIKLLGERDGSCYVQPIGAVTKKLAGKELSEMGLMAKSSAQVRVFSDDGMCVMDPLLMRRALEWVRPFGGVIAQHSQDSSLAGPGACCHESEISGRLGLGGWPAQAESIIIARDVQLAELTRSRLHVCHISTAEGVDVVRWAKKRGINVTAEVTPHHLLLGTREVEGYDTTFKVNPPLRTDEHIEAVREALADGTIDVVGTDHAPHAPQDKDHAFVDARPGMLGLEQALAVVMETMVNTGRMDWSTLVDRMSTTPARIGNLAGRQGVALAPGAPANIVLVDPSARASVDREASRSRSRNNPYHGRELPDPVVATFWEGRRTFQR from the coding sequence ATGAGCGAGCAGGCCAACCACTACGTCATCACCGGAGCACGGCTCGCCGACGGCACCACCACGGACCTCTTCGTCCGCGACGACGTGCTGGTCGACGAGGCGCCCTCAGGCGCCGAGCGGATCGCCGCCGACGGGCTGCTGGCGTTGCCCGGTCTGGTGGACATCCACACCCACCTGCGCGAGCCGGGCCGAGAGGATGCCGAGACCGTCAGGACCGGCACCGAGGCCGCGGCCCGCGGTGGCTTCACCGCGGTCTTCGCGATGGCCAACACCCAGCCCGTCACCGACGACGCGGAGAAGGCCGAGTGGATCAAGCTGCTGGGCGAACGCGACGGTTCCTGCTACGTGCAGCCCATCGGCGCCGTCACCAAGAAGCTGGCCGGCAAGGAACTCTCGGAGATGGGCCTGATGGCCAAGAGCTCCGCCCAGGTACGGGTCTTCTCGGACGACGGCATGTGTGTGATGGACCCGCTGCTGATGCGCCGCGCGCTGGAGTGGGTCCGTCCCTTCGGCGGTGTGATCGCCCAGCACTCGCAGGACTCGTCGCTGGCCGGGCCGGGTGCCTGCTGCCACGAGAGCGAGATCAGTGGCCGTCTGGGACTCGGCGGCTGGCCCGCACAGGCCGAGAGCATCATCATCGCCCGCGACGTGCAGCTGGCGGAGCTGACCCGTTCCCGGCTGCACGTCTGTCACATCTCCACCGCGGAGGGCGTCGACGTGGTGCGCTGGGCCAAGAAGCGCGGCATCAATGTCACCGCCGAGGTCACCCCGCACCACCTGCTGCTCGGCACCCGTGAGGTGGAGGGCTATGACACGACCTTCAAGGTCAATCCCCCGCTGCGCACCGACGAGCACATCGAGGCAGTCCGGGAGGCCCTGGCCGACGGCACCATCGACGTCGTGGGCACCGACCACGCACCCCACGCCCCGCAGGACAAGGACCACGCCTTCGTCGATGCCCGCCCCGGCATGCTCGGGCTGGAGCAGGCGCTGGCCGTGGTGATGGAGACCATGGTCAACACCGGCCGAATGGACTGGTCCACCCTGGTGGATCGGATGAGCACCACTCCCGCCCGGATCGGCAACCTCGCGGGCCGTCAGGGTGTGGCGCTGGCTCCGGGCGCACCGGCCAACATCGTGCTGGTCGACCCGTCGGCACGCGCCTCGGTGGACCGGGAGGCATCGCGCTCGCGCAGCCGCAACAACCCCTACCATGGCCGCGAGCTGCCAGACCCCGTCGTGGCCACCTTCTGGGAGGGTCGCCGCACCTTCCAGCGCTGA